The following proteins come from a genomic window of Candidatus Thermoplasmatota archaeon:
- a CDS encoding preprotein translocase subunit Sec61beta — MPKQKKGEGFHSAAGLIRYFDQEDDKALKIPPWFVIGLAIGTAVIVEIARYFY; from the coding sequence ATGCCAAAGCAGAAGAAGGGCGAGGGGTTCCATTCGGCGGCCGGCCTCATCAGGTATTTTGACCAGGAGGATGACAAGGCCCTGAAGATTCCGCCATGGTTCGTCATTGGCTTGGCGATCGGCACGGCCGTCATCGTCGAGATTGCTAGGTACTTCTACTAG